In a single window of the Solea solea chromosome 14, fSolSol10.1, whole genome shotgun sequence genome:
- the LOC131473016 gene encoding uncharacterized protein LOC131473016 gives MWRCKQCAETLSTRYQLLKHYKLKHGHFGQRHTFPCTYYDCPCSFKTWNALKTHLSRCHVEEILGTSAELVTFTCILCPGSVFSSSREYFSHTNNHLKKYETVPCMFQNCSFQTNIYATFKSHKNRKHGTWTVKDLKEEIVKICDISEDRTSEEHCSDLAGTASVLSSPHLINSDTENENLQNIIIEKFASVLLKLEIYSHVPSLAVDEFLEELHFILTSAVLPISKSTAVDIFKKHDLNVDQSVIDELSIAISAHNPLLKAIAKNGQLASAFKRKQFYKEHFKVVEPVEYLLEGRPNNKTFQYVPLIKSLQQLLSRNDVIDKVVDSLTDSSVTQQQYLSFKDGEHYKNNQFFSGEQLRLSVCLYIDDFEVCNPLGTSRKKHKLCVVYWTLGNLPPGSSSALSSIYLSLLCKSDYVKSFG, from the exons ATGTGGAGATGCAAGCAATGTGCTGAAACTCTATCTACAAGGTACCAATTACTGAAGcattacaaattaaaacatgGGCATTTTGgtcaaagacacacatttccatgcacatACTATGACTGCCCTTGTTCATTCAAAACATGGAATGCTCTGAAAACTCATTTAAGCAGATGTCATGTTGAAGAAATACTTGGAACGAGTGCAGAGCTTGtaacatttacatgtattttgtgTCCAGGAAGTGTCTTTTCATCGAGTAGAGAGTACTTTTCACACACCaacaaccatttaaaaaaatatgagacTGTCCCTTGCATGTTTCAGAATTGTTCTTTTCAGACTAATATATATGCTACCtttaaatctcataaaaacaggaaacatggcACTTGGACAGTAAAAGACCTGAAAGAGGAAATAGTGAAAATTTGTGATATAAGTGAGGACCGCACATCTGAAGAACATTGCAGCGATCTTGCAGGAACTGCCTCTGTTTTATCATCTCCCCATTTAATTAATTCTGACACTGAAAATGAGAACCTGCAAAACATCATAATTGAGAAATTTGCATCTGTTCTTTTGAAATTGGAGATTTACTCACATGTACCAAGCTTAGCAGTTGATGAGTTTCTTGAAgaactgcattttattttaacctcTGCTGTATTGCCTATATCAAAAAGTACAGCTGTTGATATTTTCAAAAAGCATGACCTTAATGTTGATCAGTCAGTAATTGATGAGCTGAGCATTGCTATTTCTGCTCACAATCCCTTGTTAAAAGCAATAGCTAAGAATGGTCAACTAGCTTCAGCTTTTAAACGTAAACAATTTTATAAGGAGCATTTTAAGGTTGTAGAACCTGTTGAGTATTTACTTGAAGGAAGGCCTAACAACAAAACGTTCCAATATGTTCCCTTAATCAAGTCCCTACAACAACTGCTCAGTCGAAATGATGTGATCGATAAAGTTGTTGATAGTCTTACTGACTCTTCTGTGACTCAACAGCAGTATTTGTCTTTCAAAGATGGTGAACACTACAAGAACAATCAGTTTTTTTCAGGTGAACAACTAAGACTCTCAGTATGCCTGTATATAGATGACTTTGAAGTTTGTAATCCATTGGGAACATCGAGGAAGAAGCACaaactgtgtgttgtttattGGACTTTAGGTAATTTGCCACCTGGTTCAAGTTCAGCCTTGTCCTCAATTTATCTTTCATTATTGTGCAAAAGTGATTATGTTAAATCATTTGG ATGA